The following are encoded in a window of Oncorhynchus keta strain PuntledgeMale-10-30-2019 chromosome 10, Oket_V2, whole genome shotgun sequence genomic DNA:
- the LOC118373454 gene encoding protein phosphatase 1 regulatory subunit 15B-like: MSRNMNRGEYFSGVQTPPSTAAGHAVASLRQPNQNSSLMGMFSVISRPALSFLQNYLPGRPRNPALADSVSGWVSWDFKQNFVEAESAYLGQLDDILPGTPHHAHHLPYLQYQHGLPASGYSSINWLTADSLSELGIRNAAEMDLHLRQTPVGYLATGFLGKVLLNAASSQEMKHAKQGHVLGGDSFSSDAVTARAKSSTDGKWWGGLWGTDDSAQGLLSNLSSSRERTVGNNHNRNVHCCQPECGTKAAVTMPTELFVQCNGGERTGPFCHKEEPTDNGSRTESLPSPDVLPLDHRETVCFRSHIVSVAAVTAFSELSVLTPDQDNGYSSLEEEHSTSRLYMLRLPCEELQGITERKETDTPTQGSSGKREPEGELGETAFTGGMEGEEEAEDSDVTDSEEEEMASAAPPSTPRCSNKAIAYIMGSPCSDDSQSDDSLSEDDDGFDGDSSSQFSDSEVLDEEDASGSERPDSETERLWNSLCQSNDPYNPQNFTAPLLTSPRTVLSTSTATAACSLQASPPEQPPSPFSSSSSPAEEFGSGDESSSGEVDEAESLRLWNSFSSSSDPYSPFNFQVPLRTREPSGAKAGTGARCKRSSKTTPCYPRHEQGQSHSPPQYKKEAAEERLDSGFSETLSIPEITTMGCVTVKKVCFCDTVEEFYASEDDEDRCGPWEELARDRARFLRRVQDVEDGIGYVLSTTFRVAVYQRLQHYN, encoded by the exons ATGTCTAGGAACATGAATCGCGGGGAATACTTTTCTGGGGTGCAGACACCTCCATCCACTGCCGCCGGGCATGCAGTGGCCTCTCTCCGGCAACCAAACCAGAACAGCTCGTTGATGGGCATGTTCTCCGTGATTTCTAGGCCTGCCCTGTCATTTCTGCAAAATTATTTACCAGGGCGCCCTCGGAATCCTGCCCTGGCCGACAGTGTGTCAGGGTGGGTCAGTTGGGATTTCAAGCAGAACTTTGTAGAGGCAGAAAGTGCGTATTTAGGACAACTGGATGACATATTGCCTGGAACTCCGCACCATGCACACCACCTACCATACCTGCAATACCAGCATGGGCTACCAGCGTCAGGTTATAGTAGTATAAATTGGTTGACAGCAGATTCTCTTAGCGAGTTAGGGATTCGAAATGCTGCTGAAATGGACTTACATTTAAGGCAAACTCCGGTAGGATACCTCGCAACCGGTTTTCTCGGTAAAGTTTTGTTGAACGCAGCGTCGTCTCAGGAAATGAAACACGCCAAGCAAGGGCACGTCCTTGGCGGGGATAGTTTTTCATCAGACGCGGTGACAGCCAGGGCAAAGAGTAGTACCGATGGTAAATGGTGGGGCGGGCTTTGGGGAACCGATGACAGTGCTCAGGGGTTGCTGTCAAATTTGTCGTCGAGCAGAGAGAGGACTGTGGGAAACAATCACAACCGCAACGTCCATTGTTGTCAACCAGAGTGTGGCACAAAGGCCGCCGTTACCATGCCAACAGAGCTGTTTGTACAGTGCAATGGTGGCGAAAGGACTGGACCCTTCTGCCACAAAGAGGAGCCCACGGACAATGGAAGCCGGACAGAATCTCTCCCTAGCCCTGATGTTCTCCCCTTAGATCACCGGGAAACAGTCTGTTTCAGAAGTCATATTGTCAGTGTTGCAGCTGTCACTGCCTTCAGTGAGTTGTCAGTTCTCACCCCTGACCAGGATAATGGCTATTCCAGTCTGGAAGAAGAACACTCTACCTCCAGACTGTACATGTTGAGGCTTCCCTGTGAAGAGCTACAGGGGatcacagagagaaaagagacagacacaccaacacaggGGAGCTCTGGTAAGAGGGAGCCGGAGGGAGAATTGGGTGAGACGGCCTTcacaggagggatggaaggggaggaggaggctgaggacTCGGACGTCACAGACTCTGAGGAAGAGGAAATGGCGTCCGCTGCGCCCCCCTCCACACCTCGGTGCAGTAACAAGGCTATCGCCTACATCATGGGCAGCCCCTGCAGTGATGACAGCCAATCAGACGACTCGCTCAGCGAGGATGACGATGGTTTCGACGGTGACAGCTCGTCACAATTCTCAGATTCCGAGGTGCTAGATGAGGAGGATGCATCCGGTTCCGAGCGGCCAGACTCAGAAACGGAGAGACTGTGGAACTCACTGTGCCAAAGCAATGATCCCTATAACCCCCAAAACTTTACTGCCCCCCTCCTCACCAGCCCTAGAACCGTCCTGTCCACCTCTACAGCCACAGCAGCCTGCTCCCTTCAAGCCTCACCTCCAGAGcaacccccctctcccttctcctcttcctcctctcctgcggaGGAGTTTGGCTCTGGGGATGAGTCCAGCAGCGGTGAGGTGGATGAGGCTGAGAGCCTGAGGCTGTGGAACTCCTTCAGCTCCTCCTCAGACCCCTACAGCCCTTTCAACTTCCAGGTCCCGCTCAGGACGAGAGAGCCGTCAGGGGCTAAAGCAGGGACAGGGGCACGCTGTAAGAGGAGCAGCAAGACAACCCCATGCTACCCCCGTCATGAACAGGGACAGAGCCACTCGCCTCCCCAGTACAAGAAAGAGGCAGCGGAGGAGAGGCTAGATAGTGGCTTCTCAGAGACCCTCTCCATCCCAGAGATCACCACCATGGGCTGTGTCACAGTAAAAAAG GTGTGTTTCTGTGACACGGTGGAGGAGTTCTACGCCAGCGAGGATGACGAGGACCGGTGCGGGCCGTGGGAGGAGCTAGCCAGAGACCGCGCTCGTTTCCTCCGGCGCGTTCAGGATGTGGAGGACGGCATCGGCTACGTCCTCAGCACTACCTTCCGCGTAGCCGTCTACCAGAGACTACAGCACTACAACTga